The following are encoded together in the Burkholderiaceae bacterium DAT-1 genome:
- a CDS encoding VOC family protein translates to MKIEQIHHVAYRCKDAKETVLWYQKMLKMDFVLAIAEDHVPSTKAPDPYMHIFLDAGNNNVLAFFELPTYPEQGRDENTPAWVQHIAFKVKDRATLLEFKAHLESNGVEVLGVTDHGAFHSIYFFDPSGHRIELACPDEHEAETYKKLDAVKWDMLEEWSKTKRAPKHAAFLHEKEFHKA, encoded by the coding sequence ATGAAAATCGAACAGATCCACCACGTAGCCTACCGCTGCAAGGATGCCAAGGAAACGGTTCTCTGGTATCAGAAGATGCTGAAGATGGATTTCGTGCTGGCCATCGCCGAAGACCACGTGCCGTCAACCAAGGCACCGGATCCTTACATGCACATCTTCCTGGATGCCGGAAATAACAATGTGCTGGCATTTTTCGAGCTGCCCACCTATCCGGAACAAGGCCGAGACGAAAACACCCCGGCCTGGGTGCAGCATATCGCCTTCAAGGTGAAGGATCGTGCCACGCTGCTTGAATTCAAGGCGCATCTGGAGTCCAATGGCGTGGAAGTGCTGGGCGTGACCGATCACGGTGCCTTCCATTCCATTTACTTCTTCGATCCAAGCGGCCATCGCATTGAGCTGGCCTGCCCGGACGAGCACGAAGCCGAGACTTACAAAAAGCTGGACGCCGTGAAATGGGACATGCTGGAAGAGTGGTCGAAGACCAAGCGCGCGCCCAAGCACGCTGCCTTCCTTCACGAAAAAGAGTTTCATAAAGCATGA
- the fahA gene encoding fumarylacetoacetase gives MSLLNETHDVSLRSWVASAQRAGQDFTIQNLPFAVFRRKGSSEAYRGGIAIGDEILDLAAVAAAGVFEGDAAAGISAAAESTLNRFMGMGQSVWSAVRLAVSRALREGSPLEGTLKTALVAQSDAEYAVAARIGDYTDFYTSVHHATNVGKLFRPDNPLLPNYKWIPIGYHGRASSIDVSGQTFRRPVGQLMPPGAEQPIVASCKRLDYELEMGAFIGTGNALGDRIGIDAAESHIFGLCLLNDWSARDVQAWEYQPLGPFLAKNFATTISPWIVTLEALAPYRAAFERPASDPQPLAYLDSANVRSQGAFDIQLEVWLETPGMRDAGSGAVKLSGSNFRDAYWTWSQMVTHHAFGGCNLQPGDLLGSGTQSGPNKGEEGSLLELTVGGKQPIALANGEERTFLLDGDTIIFKGYCEKAGAARVGFGEVAGTVLPAQSV, from the coding sequence ATGAGCCTGTTGAACGAAACCCATGATGTCAGCCTGCGTAGCTGGGTGGCTTCCGCCCAGCGTGCAGGTCAGGACTTCACCATTCAGAATCTGCCCTTTGCGGTGTTCCGCCGCAAGGGCAGTAGCGAAGCCTATCGTGGCGGCATTGCCATCGGTGACGAGATTCTTGATCTTGCCGCCGTGGCCGCTGCTGGCGTATTCGAAGGCGATGCTGCTGCCGGTATCAGCGCTGCCGCAGAATCGACCCTCAACCGTTTCATGGGGATGGGTCAGTCTGTGTGGTCTGCTGTGCGTCTGGCGGTATCCCGTGCGCTGCGCGAAGGCTCACCGCTGGAAGGCACGCTGAAGACTGCACTGGTGGCGCAAAGCGATGCCGAGTATGCAGTCGCTGCCCGCATTGGCGATTACACCGATTTCTATACCTCGGTGCATCACGCAACCAACGTCGGCAAGCTGTTCCGCCCGGATAATCCTTTGTTGCCTAACTACAAGTGGATTCCGATCGGCTATCACGGCCGTGCGTCGTCGATCGATGTGTCCGGCCAGACCTTCCGTCGTCCGGTTGGTCAGCTGATGCCGCCGGGTGCCGAGCAGCCGATCGTGGCATCGTGCAAGCGTCTCGACTACGAGCTGGAAATGGGTGCCTTCATCGGTACCGGTAATGCGCTGGGTGATCGCATCGGCATCGATGCAGCCGAGTCGCATATTTTCGGGCTGTGCCTGCTGAACGACTGGTCGGCGCGTGATGTGCAGGCCTGGGAATACCAGCCGCTGGGCCCATTCCTCGCCAAGAACTTCGCGACTACCATTTCGCCGTGGATTGTCACGCTGGAAGCACTGGCGCCTTACCGTGCTGCTTTCGAGCGTCCGGCAAGCGATCCGCAGCCGCTGGCTTACCTCGATTCGGCGAACGTCCGCTCGCAAGGCGCGTTCGACATTCAGCTGGAAGTCTGGCTAGAAACACCGGGTATGCGTGATGCCGGTTCGGGTGCAGTCAAACTGTCCGGATCGAATTTCCGCGATGCCTACTGGACCTGGTCGCAAATGGTGACACACCACGCCTTTGGCGGCTGCAATCTGCAACCGGGCGATTTGCTCGGCAGCGGTACGCAATCCGGCCCGAACAAGGGTGAAGAGGGTTCATTGCTGGAGCTGACCGTGGGCGGCAAGCAGCCGATCGCGCTGGCTAATGGCGAAGAGCGCACCTTCCTCTTGGATGGCGACACCATTATTTTCAAGGGCTACTGCGAAAAGGCCGGCGCTGCGCGCGTGGGCTTTGGCGAAGTTGCTGGAACAGTATTGCCCGCACAGTCTGTTTGA
- the alr gene encoding alanine racemase encodes MSRPLVATIRLDHLRHNYLEAKRLTGSRALAAIKANAYGHGAVRCAQALHDIADGFGVAAIEEALELRDAGISNPVMLLEGWFEASELAQIAEHQLWSSIHCFEQLEQLEKTAVAAPLTLWVKVDSGMHRLGFAPECIAEVMARLKATGKIANLNLMTHFARADETDCDATAKQIATFSAIAAQYDGEISLANSGGIQAWRDARGDWCRPGIMLYGGRATDKPGLATTRPVMQLDSAIIAVRELDAGEPVGYGARFISEQPTRVGVVACGYADGYPRVAPTGTPVLVNGVLTRVIGRVSMDMLTVDLTNLPDAGVGSHVRLWGEGLPAHEVAESAGTLDYEIFCNVKRARFNYVA; translated from the coding sequence ATGAGCCGCCCACTCGTTGCCACCATCCGCCTTGATCATCTGCGCCATAACTATCTGGAAGCCAAACGGCTGACTGGCAGTCGAGCGCTCGCCGCCATCAAGGCGAACGCCTACGGGCATGGTGCCGTTCGCTGTGCACAGGCACTGCACGATATTGCCGATGGATTTGGCGTGGCGGCAATTGAAGAGGCACTGGAATTGCGCGATGCGGGCATCAGCAACCCTGTCATGTTGCTGGAAGGCTGGTTTGAAGCCAGTGAACTCGCCCAGATCGCCGAACACCAGTTATGGAGCAGCATCCACTGTTTCGAGCAACTGGAGCAACTGGAAAAAACCGCTGTCGCCGCACCGCTTACCCTCTGGGTCAAAGTTGATTCCGGCATGCACCGCCTGGGTTTTGCACCGGAATGCATTGCTGAAGTCATGGCACGACTGAAGGCCACAGGCAAGATCGCCAATCTGAATCTGATGACCCATTTTGCCCGGGCAGACGAAACGGACTGTGACGCAACAGCCAAGCAGATCGCCACCTTCTCGGCGATTGCAGCACAGTATGATGGCGAAATCAGTCTCGCTAACTCCGGTGGTATTCAGGCATGGCGCGATGCGCGCGGCGACTGGTGCCGTCCCGGCATCATGCTCTACGGTGGTCGCGCAACCGACAAACCTGGGCTGGCCACTACCCGCCCGGTCATGCAACTGGATAGCGCCATCATTGCAGTGCGTGAACTGGACGCCGGTGAGCCGGTTGGGTACGGCGCACGCTTTATCTCCGAGCAACCTACACGCGTAGGCGTCGTGGCCTGTGGTTATGCCGATGGCTATCCGCGCGTGGCGCCAACCGGTACACCGGTTCTGGTGAATGGTGTGCTGACCCGTGTGATTGGCCGTGTGTCGATGGATATGCTGACGGTCGATCTGACGAACCTGCCTGATGCAGGCGTAGGTAGTCATGTTCGACTGTGGGGTGAAGGTTTACCCGCCCATGAAGTCGCAGAGTCGGCGGGCACGCTGGATTATGAAATTTTCTGCAACGTCAAACGCGCGCGTTTCAATTACGTCGCTTAA
- the msrA gene encoding peptide-methionine (S)-S-oxide reductase MsrA yields the protein MPHLNSPSHDVITLGGGCFWCLEAVFSHLRGVESCVSGYMGGTVDGPDYEAVCAGTTGHAEVVQLKFNPTLVDLRTLLDIFFTIHDPTTLNRQGNDVGTQYRSAIFWHHDAQHNIIQHYLSELIERRDFADPIVTEITPAVTFWPAERYHQHYFAQHPEQPYCQYVVASKVRKAVQHFPDLFS from the coding sequence ATGCCTCACCTCAATTCGCCAAGCCATGATGTCATTACCCTCGGCGGAGGATGCTTCTGGTGCCTGGAGGCGGTTTTTAGTCATCTTCGCGGCGTAGAAAGTTGCGTATCCGGCTATATGGGCGGGACGGTAGATGGCCCTGACTATGAGGCGGTGTGTGCAGGCACAACGGGGCATGCCGAGGTCGTTCAGCTCAAATTCAACCCGACCTTGGTCGATCTACGCACACTGCTGGATATATTTTTTACGATTCACGACCCAACCACGCTGAACCGCCAGGGCAATGATGTCGGGACACAATACCGTAGCGCCATTTTCTGGCATCACGATGCGCAACACAACATCATTCAGCATTACTTATCAGAACTGATCGAGCGTCGTGATTTTGCCGACCCAATTGTCACTGAAATCACGCCCGCCGTGACATTCTGGCCTGCGGAGCGGTACCATCAGCACTATTTTGCACAACATCCGGAACAGCCGTACTGCCAATATGTCGTAGCCAGCAAGGTACGCAAGGCGGTGCAACACTTCCCGGATCTTTTCTCATGA
- a CDS encoding GNAT family N-acetyltransferase produces the protein MSDDIHIRPATPDDAPSLSAICLSTADAGQPLDILTTASELPGLLYALPYLHCPGAAALVAHDSEGIVGYAVGSPASPQFYDWMNTHWLPEQRSRFPQAMAGEPADHAWLNRLYQDWHAPEVLDEFPAHLHINLLPRARGKGAGRKLVETLLDHLHALGAEGVHWGVDPRNGNALSFYRKLGFEMRQAEPGCFWFASRLPHA, from the coding sequence ATGAGCGACGACATACATATACGCCCCGCCACGCCCGACGATGCGCCAAGCCTCTCGGCCATTTGCCTGTCCACCGCTGACGCAGGTCAACCGCTGGACATTCTGACAACCGCAAGCGAATTACCCGGCTTGCTCTACGCACTCCCTTATCTGCACTGTCCCGGCGCTGCCGCGTTGGTCGCACACGATTCAGAGGGGATCGTGGGCTACGCCGTTGGGTCACCCGCCAGTCCGCAGTTTTACGACTGGATGAATACACACTGGTTACCCGAGCAACGTTCTCGCTTTCCTCAGGCCATGGCGGGTGAACCTGCCGACCATGCCTGGTTGAATCGCCTGTATCAGGACTGGCATGCGCCGGAAGTGCTGGATGAATTCCCTGCTCATCTGCATATCAATCTACTGCCGCGCGCACGCGGCAAAGGCGCAGGTCGAAAACTGGTCGAAACCTTACTGGATCACCTGCATGCGCTGGGCGCAGAAGGCGTGCACTGGGGCGTAGACCCCCGCAATGGCAATGCCCTGTCTTTTTATCGCAAACTGGGCTTTGAAATGCGTCAGGCAGAACCCGGTTGTTTCTGGTTTGCCAGCAGGTTGCCGCACGCCTGA
- a CDS encoding bifunctional metallophosphatase/5'-nucleotidase → MHALFRSALLASLIAPLFAGTVDIRLVSFNDFHGNLRPPMMGLTLPDTEGKPQRIKAGGAEYLSAWIKHLKAGHAHTAVVAAGDLIGASPLLSSMFHDEASIEALSIMGLEYASVGNHEFDAGTDELRRMQNGGCHPGDDCSTRPFNGASFKYLAANVIERKTGQTFFPGYAIKTFDKTPVAFIGMTLKGTAEIITPLSSQYVEFKDEVNTVNALVPELKKQGVGTIVVLVHEGGRQGKDAGINGCGQFTGPIVKIAEQLDPAVSVIVSGHTHEYYNCKLSGKLVTSAYSYSRMVTAIDMQLDSDTGKTLSAEAKNHIVTTDIAADPAETALIERYEAIVKPLEEKVIGKLKGRLNNQNDEHGSTPMGNVVAEAYLDSVRNDTFGNPVIGLVNHGSVRTDMTPAENGNVTYGQAYSVQPFRNNIMVMDLSGEELVALLEQQFEGRAGMLQVSRGLTYTYNRKAEKGQHVDRASIRIAGKAFDPKATYRIVVNNFMAQGGDGFTVLRQGRNVQTSGLDVDALVSYLGKHEVDPADFDAQVTRADR, encoded by the coding sequence ATGCACGCTCTCTTCCGCTCCGCCCTGCTGGCCAGTCTGATTGCTCCGCTGTTTGCCGGTACTGTTGATATTCGTTTGGTGTCTTTCAACGATTTTCACGGCAATCTGCGGCCGCCCATGATGGGCTTGACCCTGCCCGATACAGAAGGCAAGCCTCAGCGAATCAAGGCAGGCGGCGCGGAATACTTGTCCGCATGGATCAAACATCTAAAGGCAGGCCATGCACATACTGCCGTGGTAGCCGCTGGCGACCTGATCGGTGCCAGCCCCCTGCTCTCCTCCATGTTCCACGATGAAGCATCTATCGAGGCACTGAGCATCATGGGGCTGGAATACGCCAGCGTCGGCAATCATGAGTTCGATGCAGGTACAGATGAACTACGCCGCATGCAAAATGGCGGATGCCATCCGGGCGATGACTGCAGCACCCGCCCGTTTAACGGTGCCAGCTTCAAATATCTGGCCGCAAACGTCATCGAACGTAAAACCGGGCAGACGTTTTTCCCCGGCTATGCCATCAAGACCTTCGACAAAACCCCCGTCGCCTTTATCGGCATGACGCTGAAAGGCACCGCGGAAATCATCACGCCACTGAGCAGCCAGTACGTGGAATTCAAGGATGAGGTGAACACCGTCAATGCGCTGGTGCCGGAGCTGAAAAAGCAGGGCGTAGGCACCATTGTCGTGCTGGTGCACGAAGGTGGTCGTCAGGGCAAGGACGCCGGGATTAATGGCTGCGGCCAGTTTACCGGCCCCATCGTGAAGATTGCCGAGCAACTCGATCCGGCCGTCTCGGTGATCGTATCCGGCCACACCCACGAGTATTACAACTGCAAGCTGTCCGGCAAGCTGGTCACCAGTGCGTATTCCTATAGCCGGATGGTGACCGCCATCGACATGCAGCTGGATAGCGACACCGGCAAGACCTTATCCGCCGAAGCGAAGAACCATATTGTCACCACGGACATTGCTGCCGATCCGGCTGAAACCGCGCTAATCGAACGCTATGAAGCCATTGTCAAGCCACTGGAAGAAAAAGTGATCGGCAAGTTGAAGGGCCGACTGAACAACCAGAACGACGAACATGGCAGCACCCCGATGGGCAATGTGGTGGCAGAGGCCTATCTCGATTCCGTGCGCAACGATACGTTTGGCAATCCGGTGATCGGCTTGGTAAACCACGGTTCCGTACGCACCGACATGACGCCTGCGGAGAATGGCAACGTGACGTATGGACAGGCCTATTCGGTTCAGCCCTTCCGCAATAACATCATGGTGATGGATCTGAGCGGTGAGGAACTGGTGGCGCTGCTAGAACAGCAATTCGAGGGTCGTGCCGGCATGCTACAGGTATCACGCGGTCTGACCTACACCTACAACCGCAAGGCGGAGAAGGGTCAGCACGTTGATCGCGCCAGCATCCGCATTGCGGGCAAGGCATTTGATCCTAAAGCCACTTACCGCATTGTGGTGAACAACTTTATGGCACAAGGCGGCGATGGCTTCACCGTACTGCGTCAGGGCCGCAATGTTCAAACGAGCGGGCTGGATGTGGATGCGCTGGTGTCTTACCTTGGCAAGCATGAGGTTGATCCGGCTGACTTTGATGCGCAGGTTACACGAGCCGACCGTTAG
- the hppD gene encoding 4-hydroxyphenylpyruvate dioxygenase codes for MADLFENPVGLMGFEFVEFASPTPNVLEPLFEKMGFTLVAHHRSKDVVLYRQGDINFIVNREPNSHAAYFAAEHGPSACGMAFRVRDAHKAYKLVLENGAQPIDIPTGPMELRLPAIKGIGGAPIYLIDRYEDGKSIYDIDFEFIEGVDRHPAGYGLKLIDHLTHNVYRGRMAFWGSFYEKLFNFREIRYFDIKGEYTGLTSRAMTAPDGKIRIPLNEESSKGNGQIEEFLMQFNGEGIQHIALLTPDLASTIDQLQMAGIPLMTAPNDFYYDALETRLPGHGQPVDELKLRGILLDGTTEGGKPRLLLQIFSQTLLGPVFFEFIQRQGDDGFGEGNFKALFESLERDQIRRGALAVEGADA; via the coding sequence ATGGCTGATCTGTTTGAGAACCCGGTAGGACTGATGGGCTTCGAGTTTGTCGAGTTTGCATCCCCGACCCCCAATGTACTCGAGCCGCTGTTCGAAAAGATGGGTTTCACACTGGTTGCCCACCATCGCTCCAAGGACGTCGTCCTGTATCGTCAAGGCGATATCAACTTCATCGTCAACCGCGAACCGAATAGCCACGCAGCCTACTTCGCTGCCGAGCATGGCCCGAGCGCCTGCGGTATGGCCTTCCGCGTGCGTGATGCGCACAAGGCATACAAGCTGGTGCTGGAAAATGGCGCACAACCGATCGACATCCCGACCGGCCCGATGGAACTGCGTCTGCCGGCCATCAAGGGTATCGGCGGCGCACCGATTTACCTGATCGACCGTTACGAAGATGGCAAGTCTATCTATGACATCGATTTCGAGTTTATCGAAGGCGTCGATCGTCATCCGGCAGGTTACGGCCTCAAGCTGATCGATCACCTGACACACAATGTATACCGTGGTCGCATGGCCTTCTGGGGTAGCTTCTACGAGAAGCTGTTCAACTTCCGCGAAATCCGCTACTTCGACATCAAGGGCGAATACACCGGTCTGACTTCCCGCGCCATGACTGCGCCGGATGGCAAGATCCGTATTCCGCTGAACGAAGAATCGTCGAAGGGCAACGGTCAGATCGAAGAATTCCTGATGCAGTTCAACGGCGAAGGCATCCAGCACATTGCGCTGCTGACACCTGATCTGGCCAGCACCATCGACCAGCTGCAAATGGCCGGCATCCCGCTGATGACCGCACCGAACGATTTCTACTACGACGCGCTGGAAACCCGTCTGCCGGGTCACGGCCAGCCGGTTGATGAGCTGAAGCTGCGCGGCATTCTGCTGGATGGCACCACCGAAGGTGGCAAGCCGCGTCTGTTGCTGCAAATCTTCTCGCAAACCCTGCTGGGCCCGGTCTTCTTCGAATTCATCCAACGTCAGGGCGATGATGGCTTTGGCGAAGGTAACTTCAAGGCGCTGTTCGAATCGCTGGAACGCGACCAGATCCGCCGTGGCGCGCTGGCCGTCGAAGGGGCCGATGCATGA
- a CDS encoding D-amino acid dehydrogenase — translation MHVVVLGSGVIGVTTAWYLAKAGAKVTVIDRQDGAALETSFANAGQISPGYSAPWAAPGIPLKAMKWLFEKHAPLAIRPDGSMFQLSWMRQMLANCNETAYAVNKERMMRLAEYSRDCLRELRDEIGLNYEHRTLGTLQVFRTEKQLAAARKDIAVLETCGVPYELLDPAGCAKVEPALARVSEKLTGGLRLPNDETGDCQLFTSRLAEECKRIGVEFKFGVNIKSLLVQQGRIRGVVTDGAPITGDHYVVALGSYSRELLLNLGMDVPVYPVKGYSLTVPITNAAGAPVSTVMDETYKIAITRFDNRIRLGGMAELAGFDLSLNPKRRATLEMVATDLFGTGGDARQGTFWTGLRPMMPDGTPLVSATPFGNLSLNLGHGTLGWTMACGSAAVLADMLAGVPAAVDTKGLSLCRYGTNVTPIVPTLKPA, via the coding sequence ATGCACGTCGTCGTTCTGGGAAGTGGTGTCATCGGTGTAACCACAGCGTGGTATCTGGCCAAGGCTGGTGCAAAGGTCACCGTGATTGATCGTCAGGACGGCGCGGCGCTGGAAACCAGCTTTGCCAATGCAGGCCAGATTTCCCCCGGCTACTCCGCACCGTGGGCGGCGCCCGGTATTCCGCTGAAGGCCATGAAGTGGCTGTTTGAAAAGCATGCCCCACTGGCGATTCGTCCGGATGGTTCGATGTTCCAGCTGAGCTGGATGCGCCAGATGCTGGCAAACTGCAATGAAACCGCTTACGCAGTGAACAAGGAACGCATGATGCGTCTGGCTGAATACAGCCGCGACTGCCTGCGCGAACTGCGTGATGAAATCGGCCTGAACTACGAACATCGCACACTCGGCACCCTGCAAGTGTTCCGCACCGAGAAACAACTGGCTGCGGCCCGCAAGGATATCGCGGTGCTGGAAACCTGTGGCGTCCCTTACGAACTGCTTGATCCGGCTGGCTGTGCCAAGGTCGAACCGGCATTGGCTCGCGTTTCCGAGAAGCTGACCGGCGGCCTGCGCCTGCCCAATGATGAAACAGGCGATTGCCAGCTGTTTACCAGCCGCCTGGCTGAAGAATGCAAGCGCATCGGCGTCGAATTCAAGTTTGGCGTAAACATCAAGAGCCTGCTGGTGCAACAGGGTCGCATCCGCGGTGTCGTCACCGATGGCGCACCGATCACGGGCGATCATTATGTCGTGGCGCTGGGTAGCTACAGCCGCGAACTGCTGTTGAATCTGGGCATGGATGTTCCAGTGTACCCGGTCAAGGGATACTCGCTGACCGTGCCGATTACCAATGCGGCGGGCGCACCGGTATCGACTGTGATGGATGAAACTTACAAGATTGCCATCACCCGATTTGACAACCGCATCCGTCTGGGTGGCATGGCCGAGCTGGCAGGCTTCGATCTGTCGCTGAATCCGAAGCGCCGCGCCACACTGGAAATGGTCGCAACCGATCTGTTCGGTACCGGTGGCGATGCACGTCAGGGCACCTTCTGGACCGGCCTGCGCCCGATGATGCCGGATGGCACACCGCTGGTCTCCGCCACTCCGTTTGGCAATCTCTCGCTGAATCTGGGCCATGGCACGCTGGGCTGGACCATGGCATGTGGCTCGGCTGCTGTACTGGCCGATATGCTGGCCGGCGTGCCTGCAGCCGTCGATACGAAGGGCCTGAGCCTTTGCCGTTATGGTACGAACGTCACCCCGATCGTGCCAACGCTGAAGCCGGCCTGA
- a CDS encoding transporter substrate-binding domain-containing protein, protein MKVIASIALLMLVSGSPVYALCSKTLQAAFMVRSVARQQADVRKEPDLDTLLMRRIISEAGCSLHFHNDIPPRRQVLYIESGQLDIVPDASETPERLRFARFTKPYRRESIVLFARKGEPSIRRLKSISDLIDEKVTVIVPAHGWYGAEFDQIRPMLKQQNRLTEYVNIDQALAMLEQRRGDILLADTVLVREAARRESVPLPVELPVVVNEDQVRLMLSKQTTTQQDIEILNQAIDRLDRRGELKRIFRDYFARPSQVPTLKSTTH, encoded by the coding sequence ATGAAGGTGATCGCCAGCATCGCCCTGCTCATGCTTGTTAGTGGTTCACCAGTGTATGCCCTCTGCTCGAAAACCTTGCAGGCTGCATTCATGGTGCGATCTGTTGCGCGCCAACAAGCCGATGTGCGCAAGGAGCCCGATCTGGATACCCTGCTGATGCGACGCATCATTAGCGAGGCCGGATGCTCACTGCACTTCCACAATGATATTCCCCCCCGGCGGCAGGTGCTGTATATCGAAAGTGGTCAGCTGGATATTGTGCCGGACGCATCTGAAACTCCGGAACGGTTGCGATTTGCTCGCTTCACCAAGCCCTATCGACGGGAGTCCATTGTGCTGTTTGCCCGCAAGGGTGAGCCGAGTATTCGCCGCCTCAAATCCATCAGCGATCTGATAGATGAGAAGGTGACCGTGATCGTGCCCGCGCATGGCTGGTATGGTGCTGAATTCGATCAGATCCGTCCGATGCTCAAGCAACAGAATCGTCTGACCGAATACGTCAACATCGACCAGGCGCTGGCTATGCTGGAACAGCGGCGCGGGGATATTCTGCTAGCAGATACGGTACTGGTTCGCGAAGCGGCGCGCAGAGAGAGTGTCCCCTTGCCGGTGGAGTTGCCCGTGGTCGTGAACGAGGATCAGGTCAGATTGATGCTCAGTAAGCAAACCACTACCCAGCAGGACATCGAGATCCTGAATCAGGCAATTGACCGGCTCGACAGGCGTGGTGAATTGAAGCGTATTTTCCGCGATTATTTTGCCCGCCCCAGCCAAGTACCCACACTCAAATCAACGACACATTAG
- a CDS encoding C40 family peptidase, producing the protein MGRASVCMVLLLGGCASHSPSVSPARDMAPTPPPRKDIPKEVSARRQEVVLFAMSLIDTDYRFGGKNPEAGLDCSGMVAYVFREAIGVEVKGSAADIANRGRPVIRKNLREGDLLFFNTSGKPYSHVGIYIGQGRFIHAPASKGKVRIDELGSEYFAKRYQEARTLFPA; encoded by the coding sequence ATGGGGCGAGCAAGTGTGTGCATGGTGTTGCTACTCGGTGGATGTGCCAGTCATTCTCCGTCGGTTTCACCTGCCAGAGATATGGCACCCACCCCGCCACCGCGAAAGGATATCCCCAAAGAGGTAAGTGCTCGCCGGCAGGAAGTGGTGCTGTTTGCCATGAGCCTCATCGATACGGATTATCGCTTCGGGGGCAAGAACCCCGAGGCAGGACTGGATTGCAGTGGCATGGTGGCCTATGTCTTTCGTGAAGCGATTGGCGTAGAGGTGAAGGGAAGCGCTGCCGACATCGCCAATCGCGGACGGCCTGTGATTCGCAAAAATCTGCGGGAGGGCGATCTGCTGTTTTTTAATACATCAGGTAAGCCCTATTCGCATGTTGGCATTTATATCGGGCAGGGGCGGTTTATCCATGCGCCTGCATCCAAAGGCAAAGTGCGAATCGACGAACTGGGAAGCGAGTACTTCGCCAAGCGTTATCAGGAAGCCCGAACGCTTTTTCCTGCCTGA